A genomic segment from Stenotrophomonas maltophilia encodes:
- a CDS encoding pirin family protein — translation MKRVTGTYSAPRPHWVGDGFPARSMFSYNTHGQHLSPFLLLDYAGPYTFAPSDTPRGVGQHPHRGFETVTIVYEGEVAHRDSTGAGGTIGPGDVQWMTAASGILHEEFHTPEFSKRGGTLDMVQLWVNLPARDKMGAPGYQTLLDAGIPSVDLPDGAGRVRVIAGRFDGHAGPARTHTPMDVWDIRLQQGHHAELLVAEGRTLALVVLKGTVRINGGQPVGEAQLVTFDRSGEDVFVDADSDATVLLLSGEPIDEPVVGYGPFVMNSQAEIAQAVNDFNSGRFGRIAH, via the coding sequence ATGAAGCGTGTCACCGGTACCTACAGCGCCCCCCGCCCGCACTGGGTGGGCGACGGCTTCCCCGCCCGCTCGATGTTTTCCTACAACACCCACGGCCAGCACCTGAGCCCGTTCCTGCTGCTGGACTATGCCGGCCCGTACACCTTCGCCCCCAGCGATACCCCGCGCGGGGTCGGCCAGCATCCGCATCGCGGTTTCGAGACCGTCACCATCGTCTATGAGGGCGAGGTCGCGCATCGCGATTCGACCGGCGCCGGTGGCACCATCGGCCCGGGTGACGTGCAGTGGATGACGGCTGCCTCCGGCATCCTCCACGAGGAATTCCACACGCCGGAATTCAGCAAGCGGGGCGGCACCCTGGACATGGTCCAGCTGTGGGTGAACCTGCCGGCGCGCGACAAGATGGGCGCACCGGGCTACCAGACCCTGCTCGACGCCGGGATTCCCTCAGTGGATCTGCCCGATGGCGCCGGCCGCGTACGCGTCATCGCCGGCCGCTTCGACGGCCACGCCGGCCCGGCCCGCACCCACACGCCGATGGATGTCTGGGACATCCGCCTGCAGCAGGGCCACCACGCCGAACTGCTGGTGGCCGAGGGCCGCACGCTGGCGCTGGTGGTGCTGAAGGGCACGGTGCGGATCAACGGCGGCCAGCCGGTTGGCGAGGCGCAGCTGGTCACCTTCGACCGCAGCGGCGAGGACGTGTTCGTCGACGCCGACAGCGACGCCACCGTGCTGCTGCTCAGCGGTGAGCCGATCGACGAGCCGGTGGTGGGCTACGGCCCGTTCGTGATGAACAGCCAGGCCGAAATCGCGCAGGCGGTCAACGACTTCAACAGCGGCCGCTTCGGCCGGATCGCGCACTGA
- a CDS encoding hydrolase has protein sequence MSSEPIRDPASDHLLTPHNSAFIIIDYQPVQVNSIASMDRQLLVNNIVGTAKAAVAYGLPIVHSTVNVKTGLNKPPIPQLRKVLGDYPTYDRTTINSWEDVEFRKAVEATGRRKLIMTALWTEACLTFPALDALKEGYEVYVVVDAVGGTSLAAHDAALRRIEQAGGQLISVPQLFCELQRDWARSETVPAFMNLFIETGGTAGIQFSYDRSE, from the coding sequence ATGTCCAGTGAACCGATCCGCGACCCGGCCAGCGATCATCTGCTGACCCCGCACAATTCCGCCTTCATCATCATCGACTACCAGCCGGTGCAGGTGAACTCCATCGCCTCGATGGACCGCCAATTGCTGGTCAACAACATCGTCGGCACCGCCAAGGCCGCGGTGGCCTACGGTCTGCCGATCGTGCATTCGACGGTGAACGTCAAGACCGGCCTGAACAAACCGCCGATCCCGCAGCTGCGCAAGGTGCTGGGTGACTACCCCACCTACGACCGCACCACCATCAATTCCTGGGAAGACGTCGAGTTCCGCAAGGCGGTGGAAGCCACCGGCCGCCGCAAGTTGATCATGACCGCGCTGTGGACCGAGGCCTGCCTGACCTTCCCGGCGCTGGATGCGTTGAAGGAAGGCTATGAGGTGTATGTGGTGGTCGATGCCGTCGGCGGCACTTCGCTGGCGGCGCACGACGCGGCACTGCGCCGCATCGAACAGGCCGGTGGCCAGCTGATCAGCGTGCCGCAGCTGTTCTGCGAACTGCAGCGCGACTGGGCCCGTTCGGAAACGGTTCCCGCGTTCATGAACCTCTTCATCGAAACCGGTGGTACGGCGGGCATCCAGTTCTCGTACGATCGTAGCGAGTGA
- a CDS encoding LysR family transcriptional regulator translates to MFIADIRRCDLNDLFYFAMVVEHGGFSQAGRALAMPKSKLSRRIALLEERLGVRLIQRSTRRFSVTEVGQDYYRHCKAMLVEAEAAEEAIAMSRAEPRGTIRLACPIAILHARIGTMLADFLALHPQVTVQLDATNRRIDVVGEGVDVAIRVRPPPLEDSDLVVRVLARRVWCTSASPALLQRLGTPQVPADLAMMPTVDLASPSQQHVWEYTGPDDVLASVHHRPRLVSDDMIALRTAAVAGVGLLMLPRMMISDELASGALVPVLPEWVPKHGIVHAVFPSRRGLLPAVRALIDYLAERFEALEEP, encoded by the coding sequence GTGTTCATCGCAGATATCCGCCGTTGTGACCTCAACGACCTGTTCTACTTCGCCATGGTGGTCGAGCACGGCGGCTTCTCGCAGGCCGGCCGCGCACTGGCCATGCCGAAGTCGAAACTGAGCCGGCGCATCGCGCTGCTGGAGGAACGGTTGGGCGTGCGCCTGATCCAGCGTTCGACCCGGCGTTTCTCGGTCACCGAGGTCGGCCAGGACTACTACCGCCATTGCAAGGCAATGCTGGTCGAGGCCGAAGCGGCCGAAGAGGCGATTGCGATGTCACGCGCCGAGCCGCGCGGCACCATCCGCCTGGCGTGCCCGATCGCGATCCTGCATGCGCGCATCGGCACGATGCTGGCCGATTTCCTGGCCCTGCACCCGCAGGTGACGGTGCAGCTGGATGCCACCAACCGGCGCATCGACGTGGTGGGCGAGGGTGTGGACGTAGCGATCCGCGTGCGGCCGCCGCCGCTGGAGGACAGTGACCTGGTGGTGCGCGTGCTGGCGCGCCGGGTCTGGTGCACCAGTGCCAGTCCGGCGCTGCTGCAGCGGCTGGGCACGCCACAGGTGCCGGCCGATCTGGCGATGATGCCGACCGTCGATCTGGCATCGCCCAGCCAGCAGCATGTCTGGGAATACACCGGGCCCGACGATGTGCTGGCCAGCGTGCACCACCGCCCGCGGCTGGTCAGCGATGACATGATCGCGTTGCGCACCGCCGCGGTGGCTGGAGTGGGCCTGCTGATGCTGCCGCGGATGATGATCAGCGACGAGCTGGCCAGTGGCGCGCTGGTGCCGGTGCTGCCGGAATGGGTGCCCAAGCACGGCATCGTGCATGCGGTGTTCCCGTCGCGACGGGGCCTGCTGCCTGCGGTGCGTGCGCTGATCGATTACCTCGCCGAACGCTTCGAGGCGCTGGAAGAACCGTAG
- a CDS encoding OsmC family protein, whose protein sequence is MAYARIVSTADNYLHHISNGSFDVDADEPAALGGQGKGFAPFDLYLASLAACTAITLRMYAQRKGWELGEFHAELRSERDEDGRFHVHRVLHASAELSDAQWQRLLEVVEKTPVTLVMREGARITSERGGAA, encoded by the coding sequence ATGGCCTACGCACGCATTGTTTCGACCGCCGACAACTACCTGCACCACATCAGCAACGGCAGCTTCGATGTGGATGCGGACGAGCCCGCCGCGTTGGGTGGCCAGGGCAAGGGCTTCGCACCGTTCGACCTGTACCTGGCCTCGCTGGCGGCGTGCACCGCCATCACCCTGCGCATGTACGCGCAGCGCAAGGGCTGGGAGCTGGGCGAGTTCCATGCCGAGCTGCGCTCGGAACGTGACGAGGATGGACGCTTCCACGTGCACCGCGTGCTGCATGCTAGCGCCGAGCTGAGCGATGCGCAGTGGCAGCGACTGCTGGAGGTGGTGGAAAAGACCCCGGTGACCCTGGTGATGCGCGAAGGCGCACGCATCACCAGCGAGCGTGGGGGGGCAGCGTAA
- a CDS encoding putative porin: protein MNDHVRARTDSRRPRPARRALLCCAVLLSLAAPAGAMAAETTMVKLIKGLIASGALKPEDGQALLVQAEAEAAAAQRSAATATSTASGGVALEAGDVRVPYVPQSVRDGIRDEVRQDVMAQAKSEGWAAPNEVAEWTKRIKVTGDMRVRSESRFFSERNSDIVSNWSSINSGNGFDTNTNTNLQLPPLLNTRQDRRNLWRIRARLGIEAMIGQHTTAGVRLASGSGNGPVSTTEQLGGGLSKKDVWLDQAWLAYSPADWVTVRGGRFGNPFWTSDTLFSNDLNFDGLAANLKYDFDGGDLDLFGNLAVVPLEYTSDSSPSQSRVKTPNENKWLSGAQVGVNWRFNDDNALRAALGYYDFKNISGRLSSPCALYAGAVGCDTDWSRPAFMQKGNTLMLIRDIARNPLDPANTPTPQYVGLASAFRLATLNLRWDTQLAQGIGLRLDGDYIRNLAYDKQAMFSRANNGIVNNYGAGGAASIDTFRSGDTAWMVQATFGATELKEKGQWQALLGYKHIEADALPDAYNDPNFHLGGTNARGYYVGGAYALDARSWISGKWMAAKEVSGAPLSIDVFQLEFNTGF, encoded by the coding sequence ATGAACGACCACGTCCGCGCACGAACCGACTCCCGCCGCCCGCGGCCGGCCCGACGGGCGCTGCTGTGCTGCGCCGTGCTGCTCAGCCTGGCCGCCCCGGCCGGTGCGATGGCCGCCGAAACCACCATGGTCAAGCTGATCAAGGGCCTGATCGCCAGCGGTGCACTGAAACCCGAAGACGGCCAGGCGTTGCTGGTGCAGGCCGAGGCCGAAGCGGCAGCCGCCCAGCGCAGCGCAGCCACCGCGACCTCGACGGCCAGTGGTGGCGTGGCCCTGGAGGCCGGTGACGTGCGCGTGCCCTACGTGCCGCAGAGCGTGCGCGACGGCATTCGTGACGAAGTGCGCCAGGACGTGATGGCGCAGGCCAAGTCGGAAGGCTGGGCGGCACCGAACGAAGTGGCCGAATGGACCAAGCGCATCAAGGTCACCGGTGACATGCGCGTGCGCAGCGAGTCGCGCTTCTTCTCCGAACGCAACAGCGACATCGTGAGCAACTGGTCGTCGATCAATTCCGGCAACGGTTTCGACACCAACACCAACACCAACCTGCAGCTGCCGCCGCTGCTGAACACCCGCCAGGACCGCCGCAACCTGTGGCGCATCCGCGCCCGCCTCGGCATCGAGGCGATGATCGGGCAGCACACCACGGCCGGCGTGCGCCTGGCCAGCGGCAGCGGCAATGGCCCGGTGTCGACCACCGAGCAGCTGGGTGGCGGCCTGAGCAAGAAGGACGTATGGCTGGACCAGGCCTGGCTGGCCTACAGCCCGGCAGACTGGGTGACGGTGCGTGGCGGCCGCTTCGGCAATCCGTTCTGGACCAGCGACACGCTGTTCTCCAACGACCTCAACTTCGATGGCCTGGCCGCCAACCTCAAGTATGACTTCGACGGTGGCGACCTCGACCTGTTCGGCAACCTCGCGGTGGTGCCGCTGGAATACACCTCCGACAGTTCGCCCAGCCAGAGCCGGGTCAAGACCCCGAACGAGAACAAGTGGCTGTCCGGTGCGCAGGTCGGCGTGAACTGGCGTTTCAACGATGACAATGCGCTGCGCGCAGCGCTGGGTTACTACGACTTCAAGAACATCAGCGGCCGCCTGTCCTCGCCGTGCGCACTGTATGCGGGCGCGGTGGGCTGCGACACCGACTGGTCGCGCCCGGCGTTCATGCAGAAGGGCAACACCCTGATGCTGATCCGCGACATCGCGCGCAACCCGCTGGATCCGGCCAATACGCCCACCCCGCAGTACGTCGGCCTGGCCTCGGCATTCCGCCTGGCCACGCTGAACCTGCGCTGGGATACGCAGCTGGCCCAGGGCATCGGCCTGCGCCTGGACGGCGACTACATCCGCAACCTGGCCTACGACAAGCAGGCCATGTTCAGCCGCGCCAACAACGGCATCGTCAACAACTACGGCGCCGGTGGTGCCGCCAGCATCGATACCTTCCGCAGCGGCGACACCGCATGGATGGTGCAGGCCACCTTCGGTGCCACCGAGCTGAAGGAGAAGGGCCAGTGGCAGGCGCTGCTGGGCTACAAGCACATCGAGGCCGATGCGCTGCCCGACGCCTACAACGATCCGAACTTCCACCTCGGCGGCACCAACGCCCGCGGCTACTACGTGGGCGGTGCCTACGCGCTGGACGCGCGCAGCTGGATCAGCGGCAAGTGGATGGCGGCCAAGGAAGTGTCCGGTGCGCCGCTGTCGATCGACGTGTTCCAGCTGGAGTTCAATACCGGCTTCTGA
- a CDS encoding DUF2149 domain-containing protein produces MRFLDDDEADDPILSVVNLIDLFLVVTGILMIVIVRNPLNPFTSQDVTVIENPGQANMRITIKQGEELTRYQSTGEIGEGGGVKAGVTYRLPDGRMVYVPEGTAPAR; encoded by the coding sequence ATGCGCTTCCTGGACGATGACGAAGCCGACGACCCGATCCTGTCGGTGGTGAACCTGATCGACCTGTTCCTGGTGGTCACCGGCATCCTGATGATCGTGATCGTGCGCAATCCACTCAATCCGTTCACCAGCCAGGACGTGACCGTGATCGAGAACCCCGGCCAGGCCAACATGCGCATCACCATCAAGCAGGGCGAGGAACTGACCCGCTACCAGTCCACCGGCGAGATCGGCGAGGGTGGCGGAGTCAAGGCCGGCGTCACCTATCGGTTGCCGGATGGGCGCATGGTGTATGTGCCGGAGGGAACCGCCCCGGCCCGGTAG
- a CDS encoding general secretion pathway protein — protein MVRNMDGRRWDRNRILTLLAATLLLAVVAYWGVTLSAVAPTAAASETHAEAPARPLFDAVASLPLVRLLSPGAVQTEVVVLGVMAGDHAPLALLSVDGRPAEAYAPGQRLGPCTVLASISANAVELNQAGQSRSLPVPELPPVPSDGIVPAARQSGTL, from the coding sequence ATGGTGCGGAACATGGATGGCAGACGCTGGGATCGCAATCGCATACTGACGCTGCTGGCGGCAACCCTGCTGCTGGCCGTGGTGGCCTATTGGGGCGTGACCCTGTCTGCGGTGGCGCCCACGGCGGCGGCCAGCGAAACGCACGCGGAGGCACCTGCACGCCCCCTGTTCGATGCGGTGGCCAGCCTGCCGCTGGTACGGTTGCTGTCTCCCGGCGCGGTGCAGACCGAGGTGGTCGTGCTCGGCGTGATGGCCGGCGACCACGCGCCGCTGGCGCTGCTTTCGGTGGATGGCCGTCCTGCCGAAGCCTATGCGCCGGGCCAGCGGTTGGGGCCCTGCACGGTTCTCGCCAGCATCAGCGCCAATGCGGTGGAGCTGAACCAGGCGGGGCAGTCGCGCAGCCTGCCGGTTCCCGAGCTGCCACCGGTACCGAGCGATGGCATCGTGCCGGCCGCTCGGCAGAGCGGCACGCTGTAG
- a CDS encoding hydrolase yields the protein MSTPANFNGARPVIDPDNAAMLLIDHQSGLFQTIGDLPFTTVRAHATALARMATLSKMPVITTASVPQGPNGPLIPEIHDAAPHAQYVARKGEINAWDNPEFVAAVKATGRRQLIIAGTITSVCMAFPSIAAVADGYQVFAVIDASGTYSKMAEEITLARVVQAGVVPMDTAAVASEIQRTWNRDDAQQWAEVYTKIFPNYQLLIESYLKAQDVQKNHEQLDSQRS from the coding sequence ATGAGTACCCCCGCCAACTTCAACGGTGCCCGCCCGGTGATCGATCCGGACAACGCCGCAATGCTGCTGATCGACCACCAGAGCGGCCTGTTCCAGACCATCGGTGACCTGCCGTTCACCACCGTGCGCGCCCACGCCACCGCGCTGGCCAGGATGGCCACGCTGTCAAAGATGCCGGTGATCACTACCGCTTCGGTCCCGCAGGGCCCGAACGGCCCGCTGATCCCGGAGATCCACGACGCGGCCCCGCATGCCCAGTACGTGGCGCGCAAGGGTGAGATCAATGCCTGGGACAACCCGGAATTCGTTGCTGCGGTGAAGGCCACCGGCCGCAGGCAGCTGATCATTGCCGGCACCATCACCAGCGTGTGCATGGCCTTCCCGTCGATCGCCGCCGTCGCCGATGGCTACCAGGTGTTCGCGGTGATCGATGCCTCGGGCACCTATTCGAAGATGGCCGAAGAGATCACCCTGGCCCGCGTGGTGCAGGCCGGCGTGGTGCCGATGGACACCGCCGCGGTGGCCTCGGAGATCCAGCGCACCTGGAACCGCGACGATGCCCAGCAGTGGGCCGAGGTCTACACGAAGATCTTCCCGAACTACCAGCTGCTGATCGAAAGCTACCTGAAGGCGCAGGACGTGCAGAAGAACCACGAACAGCTGGACTCGCAGCGCAGCTGA
- a CDS encoding cell envelope integrity protein TolA, whose amino-acid sequence MRGRPLLVTVALVLAAVLVLAVALWWLLFKDTASTRRPVVQPPMLALPPPPPPPPPPPEKPPEPETPPEETVPEPEPLDQPTPAEEPTPTPDNSDPVTMNADAQAGGDNFGIQSGSGGGSSGVGRGGAGNATYGRYLGYLMQQAISRDDKVKRLAFQLQVNVWLASDGRLEKVELVRGSGNEEADAAVLDALRRIGKVDQAPPPSLDFPARVLIQGRRPGA is encoded by the coding sequence ATGCGCGGTCGCCCGTTGCTGGTGACCGTCGCGCTGGTGCTGGCGGCGGTGCTGGTGCTCGCCGTCGCGCTGTGGTGGCTGCTGTTCAAGGACACTGCCAGCACCCGTCGGCCGGTGGTGCAGCCGCCGATGCTGGCGCTGCCACCCCCTCCGCCCCCTCCGCCGCCGCCCCCGGAAAAACCACCGGAGCCGGAGACGCCGCCGGAAGAGACGGTGCCCGAACCGGAGCCGCTGGATCAGCCGACGCCGGCCGAAGAGCCGACGCCGACACCGGATAACAGCGATCCGGTGACGATGAATGCCGATGCGCAGGCCGGCGGAGACAACTTCGGCATCCAGTCCGGCAGTGGCGGCGGTTCATCCGGCGTCGGCCGTGGTGGTGCTGGCAACGCCACCTACGGTCGCTACCTGGGCTACCTGATGCAGCAGGCGATCTCGCGCGATGACAAGGTCAAGCGCCTGGCATTCCAGCTGCAGGTGAACGTATGGCTGGCCAGCGATGGCCGCCTGGAGAAGGTCGAGCTGGTGCGTGGCAGTGGCAACGAGGAGGCCGACGCGGCCGTGCTCGATGCACTGCGCCGCATCGGCAAGGTCGACCAGGCACCGCCGCCGTCGCTTGATTTCCCCGCCCGCGTCCTGATCCAGGGCCGCCGGCCCGGGGCCTGA
- a CDS encoding ShlB/FhaC/HecB family hemolysin secretion/activation protein — protein sequence MTPVPCRAVRLPLRLHPLMLALAALPLPLFAQEAAPAPSVNINEYIVRGNTVLDPRDIERAVEPFLGPGRTLADVEKARDAVHALYQQAGYQSVYVELPEQQVSGGVVLLKVQQTPIGQLRVVGTRHESPERIRERVPALAEGKVPDFDQAQKELTALNEGGRRQVMPLVREGQVPGTMDVDLQVEEKSPWRASVALNNDHSADTEKLRLSASLAYDNLWKRGHSATLGVYLAPEDTKQAKVFSASYTMPFEGTPWSLEASGYKSDSRVLNAGGQVGTGTGTNVIGNGHSIGLKLNYRLAGSSQWWRQLSLGVDFKDTEENTQMGKDSLKTPLKYAPITLAFVGVRQGEQDQLSINTQLVAGTRRLFGYGSDATAFGQKRYWADPSFVAFKADVANTHTFSNDWQWYARGSLQVTDAPLVSAEQFAAGGMYTVRGYLSAEAIGDYGGLTSLEWRTPAWTLWSGTDLRVYSFADAAYLRLRQPLPEQRDKYNLASVGLGAQLRLGEHLQLRLDYAWPYADGPVTRKDDPRLHFNISTSY from the coding sequence ATGACTCCTGTTCCGTGCCGAGCCGTCCGCCTTCCGCTGCGCCTGCATCCATTGATGCTGGCCCTGGCAGCGCTGCCGCTGCCGCTGTTCGCGCAGGAGGCAGCGCCTGCGCCCAGCGTGAACATCAATGAATACATCGTGCGCGGCAACACCGTGCTCGATCCCCGGGACATTGAACGCGCGGTGGAGCCGTTCCTCGGCCCGGGCAGGACCCTGGCCGATGTCGAGAAGGCGCGCGATGCGGTCCATGCGCTCTACCAGCAGGCCGGCTACCAGTCGGTCTACGTCGAGCTTCCCGAGCAGCAGGTCAGTGGCGGCGTGGTGCTGCTGAAGGTGCAGCAGACGCCGATCGGCCAGCTGCGCGTGGTCGGCACCCGCCACGAGTCGCCTGAACGCATCCGGGAACGTGTACCGGCGCTGGCCGAGGGCAAGGTGCCTGACTTCGACCAGGCCCAGAAGGAACTGACCGCACTGAACGAAGGCGGGCGTCGCCAGGTGATGCCACTGGTGCGCGAAGGCCAGGTGCCAGGCACGATGGATGTGGACCTGCAGGTCGAGGAGAAGTCGCCGTGGCGCGCCAGCGTGGCGCTCAACAACGACCACAGTGCCGACACCGAGAAGCTGCGCCTGAGTGCATCGCTGGCCTACGACAACCTGTGGAAGCGCGGGCACAGCGCCACCCTCGGTGTGTACCTGGCGCCGGAAGATACAAAGCAGGCCAAGGTGTTCTCGGCCTCGTACACGATGCCGTTCGAAGGCACGCCGTGGAGCCTGGAAGCCTCGGGCTACAAGTCCGACAGCCGCGTGTTGAATGCAGGCGGCCAGGTCGGTACCGGCACCGGTACCAATGTGATCGGCAACGGCCATTCGATCGGCCTCAAGCTCAACTACCGCCTGGCCGGCAGCAGCCAGTGGTGGCGCCAGCTCAGCCTCGGTGTGGATTTCAAGGACACCGAGGAAAACACGCAGATGGGCAAGGACAGCCTGAAGACACCGTTGAAGTACGCGCCGATCACCCTGGCCTTCGTCGGCGTGCGCCAGGGCGAGCAGGATCAGCTGAGCATCAACACCCAGCTGGTGGCCGGTACCCGCCGCCTGTTCGGTTACGGCAGCGACGCCACCGCATTCGGGCAGAAGCGCTACTGGGCCGACCCGAGCTTCGTGGCGTTCAAGGCCGACGTGGCCAACACCCACACCTTCAGCAATGACTGGCAGTGGTATGCGCGTGGCTCGCTGCAGGTCACCGATGCGCCCCTGGTGTCGGCCGAGCAGTTCGCCGCCGGTGGCATGTACACCGTGCGTGGCTACCTGTCGGCCGAGGCGATCGGCGACTACGGCGGCCTGACCAGCCTGGAGTGGCGCACCCCGGCGTGGACGCTGTGGAGCGGCACCGACCTGCGTGTCTACAGCTTTGCTGACGCGGCCTACCTGCGCCTGCGCCAGCCGCTGCCCGAACAGCGTGACAAGTACAACCTGGCCTCGGTCGGCCTGGGCGCGCAGCTGCGCCTGGGCGAACACCTGCAACTGCGCCTGGACTACGCCTGGCCCTACGCCGATGGCCCGGTCACGCGCAAGGACGACCCGCGCCTGCATTTCAACATCAGCACCAGTTACTGA
- a CDS encoding DUF2341 domain-containing protein — MDRLLSRVLLLLAALVALPAAAADANWWQAEWKYRKPITVDAGPQGAGLAGDPGRTPLLLRLHTGNFGFDGTQDAGNDLRFVSGDGRTVLAHQIEQFDPKLGLALVWVDVPAVSAAAPQTIWMYYGNEKAPASGNGQQVFDPDYTLVYHFAEANAPARDTTAYGNNAGAVVPPSEGSVIGRGVQLGAGPLPLPASASLAQEAGAPLTVSAWIKPGSNNAAQAIYARRDGASELVLGIENRVPFVQLNGQRSTPAQPIPEGQWAHVALTAEKGALQLYLNGRVVAQLSGELPALATAPVVGADAPGAAQPLANFEGALDELRVSRVARPAALLLADATAQGADSRLISYGADEQSAGQSHFAFILKAMPFDAWVVVAILGLMMLLSWAIMIAKSRHFGRTSKANAVFTESFGKLSGVPLRTLSDMDRQGKAPTAMHDGSLWRIYQVAIDEMQQRHQRDGNSGYLSGATIAAIRASMDAVMVREQEAMARRMNWLSTTIEGAPYVGLFGTVIGIMLVFVVAAMAGAVDINSVAPGMAAALLCTAAGLGVAIPALFGYNYLGARAEAIGADMAVFIDEFAARLAEEQDGRGPAAVQG; from the coding sequence ATGGACCGTTTGCTTTCCCGAGTGTTGCTGCTGCTGGCCGCGCTGGTTGCGTTGCCTGCTGCTGCGGCCGATGCCAATTGGTGGCAGGCCGAATGGAAGTACCGCAAGCCGATCACCGTCGACGCCGGCCCGCAGGGCGCGGGCCTGGCCGGTGACCCGGGCCGCACGCCGCTGCTGCTGCGCCTGCATACCGGCAACTTCGGCTTCGACGGCACCCAGGACGCGGGTAACGACCTGCGCTTTGTCTCGGGTGATGGCCGTACCGTGCTGGCCCACCAGATCGAACAGTTCGATCCCAAGCTGGGCCTGGCCCTGGTCTGGGTGGACGTCCCGGCGGTCAGTGCTGCTGCGCCACAGACGATCTGGATGTACTACGGCAATGAGAAGGCCCCGGCCAGCGGCAACGGCCAGCAGGTGTTCGATCCGGACTACACGCTGGTCTACCACTTTGCCGAGGCCAATGCGCCGGCACGCGACACCACCGCCTATGGCAACAATGCCGGTGCCGTGGTGCCGCCATCGGAAGGCTCGGTAATCGGCCGCGGCGTACAGCTGGGCGCGGGCCCGCTGCCGCTGCCGGCCAGCGCGTCGCTGGCGCAGGAAGCGGGCGCGCCGCTCACCGTTTCGGCCTGGATCAAGCCGGGCAGCAACAACGCGGCCCAGGCGATCTACGCGCGTCGCGACGGCGCGTCCGAGCTGGTGCTGGGCATCGAGAACCGCGTGCCGTTCGTGCAGCTCAATGGCCAGCGCAGCACGCCGGCGCAGCCGATTCCGGAAGGGCAGTGGGCGCACGTTGCACTGACTGCAGAGAAGGGCGCTTTGCAGCTGTACCTCAATGGACGCGTCGTTGCCCAACTGAGCGGCGAGCTGCCGGCGCTGGCCACCGCGCCGGTGGTGGGCGCCGATGCGCCGGGCGCGGCGCAGCCGCTGGCCAACTTCGAAGGTGCGCTGGATGAGTTGCGCGTCTCGCGTGTGGCACGTCCGGCCGCGCTGCTGCTGGCCGATGCCACCGCCCAGGGCGCCGACTCGCGCCTGATCAGCTACGGCGCCGACGAGCAGTCCGCCGGGCAGAGCCACTTCGCCTTCATCCTCAAGGCGATGCCGTTCGATGCCTGGGTGGTGGTCGCCATCCTCGGCCTGATGATGCTGCTGTCGTGGGCGATCATGATTGCCAAGAGCCGCCACTTCGGCCGTACCAGCAAGGCCAATGCGGTGTTCACCGAGAGCTTCGGCAAGCTGTCCGGCGTACCGCTGCGCACCCTGTCCGACATGGACCGCCAGGGCAAGGCGCCGACCGCGATGCACGATGGCTCGTTGTGGCGCATCTACCAGGTGGCCATCGATGAAATGCAGCAGCGCCACCAGCGCGACGGCAACAGTGGCTACCTCAGTGGCGCCACCATTGCGGCGATCCGCGCCTCGATGGACGCGGTGATGGTGCGCGAACAGGAAGCGATGGCGCGGCGCATGAACTGGCTGTCGACCACCATCGAAGGCGCGCCCTACGTGGGCCTGTTCGGCACCGTGATCGGCATCATGCTGGTGTTCGTGGTGGCGGCGATGGCCGGCGCGGTGGACATCAACTCGGTGGCGCCGGGCATGGCCGCGGCGCTGCTGTGCACCGCAGCCGGCCTCGGTGTCGCGATCCCGGCACTGTTCGGCTACAACTACCTGGGCGCGCGTGCCGAAGCGATCGGCGCAGACATGGCGGTGTTCATCGACGAGTTCGCCGCGCGCCTGGCCGAAGAGCAGGACGGGCGCGGCCCGGCCGCGGTCCAGGGCTGA
- a CDS encoding ExbD/TolR family protein — translation MGQKAKFGIKKREKGINVTPFVDVLLVVLVIFILTSNASIPGIEVNLPKASNSVALEKPKTKAITIDPSGQVFLDAYPVTMAELEDRLRTERATTPDFPVIVRGDAQVQYARVVEVLDLLRRLELAQVGLVTGKAQG, via the coding sequence ATGGGCCAGAAGGCGAAGTTCGGCATCAAGAAGCGCGAGAAGGGCATCAACGTGACGCCCTTCGTCGACGTGCTGCTGGTGGTGCTGGTGATCTTCATCCTGACCAGCAACGCTTCCATCCCCGGCATCGAGGTCAACCTGCCGAAGGCCAGCAACAGCGTGGCGCTGGAGAAGCCGAAGACCAAGGCGATCACCATCGACCCCAGCGGCCAGGTGTTCCTGGATGCCTACCCGGTGACGATGGCCGAGCTGGAAGACCGGTTGCGGACCGAGCGCGCGACCACGCCGGATTTCCCGGTGATCGTGCGCGGTGATGCGCAGGTGCAGTACGCCCGCGTGGTCGAGGTGCTGGACCTGTTGCGGCGCCTCGAGCTGGCCCAGGTGGGCCTGGTCACCGGCAAGGCGCAGGGCTGA